One part of the Mangrovibacillus cuniculi genome encodes these proteins:
- the lexA gene encoding transcriptional repressor LexA, with protein sequence MTKLTKRQQDILTFIKEEVKGKGYPPSVREIGEAVGLASSSTVHGHLARLEAKGLIRRDPTKPRAIEVINLEEELIPVPRVTSVPLVGKVTAGSPITAIENVEEYFPLPERLAPADENIFMLEIMGESMIEAGILDGDFVIVRQQHTANNGDIVVAMTEDDEATVKRFFKEKDLFRLQPENSSMEPLFLRQVTILGKVIGVYREIY encoded by the coding sequence ATGACGAAATTAACGAAAAGGCAACAAGATATCCTTACATTTATAAAAGAAGAAGTTAAGGGTAAAGGGTATCCACCATCTGTTCGAGAAATCGGAGAAGCAGTTGGTTTAGCATCTAGTTCTACTGTTCATGGACATTTAGCTAGATTAGAAGCAAAAGGCCTAATTAGAAGAGACCCCACAAAACCAAGAGCAATCGAAGTAATTAATTTGGAAGAAGAATTAATTCCAGTTCCTAGAGTTACAAGCGTCCCATTAGTGGGTAAAGTCACTGCAGGTTCTCCTATTACTGCAATTGAAAATGTAGAAGAGTATTTTCCGTTACCTGAACGATTAGCACCTGCAGACGAAAATATCTTTATGCTTGAAATTATGGGAGAGAGTATGATTGAAGCCGGAATTTTAGATGGTGATTTTGTCATTGTTCGTCAACAGCATACAGCAAATAATGGCGATATTGTAGTTGCCATGACAGAAGATGATGAAGCTACCGTTAAAAGGTTCTTTAAGGAAAAAGACTTATTCCGTCTTCAACCAGAAAACTCTTCTATGGAGCCACTATTCTTACGCCAAGTAACGATCTTAGGAAAAGTCATCGGAGTTTACAGAGAGATATATTAA
- the yneA gene encoding cell division suppressor protein YneA: protein MKNNIPCISLIALLFFLSLIGPMLLDKKHQHDFQSITVTEGDTLWEIASSYQNSRETHEVINLIKIENNITDDIIQAGQILRVPVFQVTEKEIVYATSEERR, encoded by the coding sequence ATGAAAAACAATATACCTTGTATATCACTGATAGCTTTACTGTTCTTTTTATCTTTAATAGGACCTATGCTTCTAGATAAAAAACATCAACATGATTTCCAATCAATTACCGTTACAGAAGGTGATACATTATGGGAGATTGCATCTTCTTATCAAAATTCTAGAGAAACGCATGAAGTTATTAATCTAATAAAAATAGAAAATAATATTACGGATGATATAATACAGGCTGGTCAAATTTTACGAGTACCCGTATTTCAAGTAACGGAGAAAGAAATAGTTTACGCAACTAGTGAAGAACGGAGATGA
- a CDS encoding YneB family resolvase-like protein — protein MSNAIIYCRVSTKNEEQESSLNRQRTELEELAKQHNLSVIQVIQEKASGYDFEREGLFEMMEMFKLRQADCLLIQDDTRLGRGSAKIALLHLLMKDNIKLYTVSNQGDLQLSDADEMVLKIVSMVEEYQRKLHNAKIKRGMKKAVENGYKPIRNLGNKGNEAGRERIDIPIEEIVRLRKAKLSFNDIAATLRGLGYPVSKATVNRRYLEYIEKMESLQEKKS, from the coding sequence TTGAGTAATGCAATCATTTATTGTAGAGTTAGTACAAAAAATGAAGAACAAGAATCATCTTTAAATAGGCAGAGAACAGAATTAGAAGAATTGGCTAAACAACACAATTTATCTGTTATTCAAGTCATTCAAGAAAAAGCTAGTGGATATGATTTCGAACGTGAAGGATTATTTGAGATGATGGAAATGTTTAAATTGAGACAAGCAGATTGTTTGCTAATACAAGATGATACAAGACTTGGTAGAGGTAGTGCTAAAATTGCTTTATTGCATCTTTTGATGAAAGATAACATTAAACTATACACGGTTTCCAATCAGGGTGATTTACAATTATCTGATGCAGATGAAATGGTATTGAAAATAGTTTCGATGGTAGAAGAGTATCAAAGAAAGCTGCACAATGCCAAAATTAAAAGAGGAATGAAGAAGGCGGTAGAAAACGGGTATAAGCCAATTAGAAACTTAGGCAACAAAGGTAATGAAGCAGGTAGAGAAAGAATTGACATTCCGATTGAAGAGATTGTTCGATTAAGGAAAGCTAAATTGTCTTTTAATGATATTGCAGCTACATTACGCGGATTAGGATATCCAGTATCGAAGGCAACTGTAAACAGACGTTATTTGGAATACATAGAAAAAATGGAGTCATTACAAGAAAAAAAATCATAA
- a CDS encoding DUF896 domain-containing protein translates to MLPQHKLDRINELSKKSKTSGLSQDEAKEQQELRQEYLKVFRSTMRDTIEHVKVIDPNGDDVTPKKVVESQKKNRLQ, encoded by the coding sequence ATGCTTCCGCAGCATAAATTAGATCGAATTAATGAACTATCAAAGAAGAGTAAGACATCGGGATTAAGTCAGGATGAAGCTAAAGAACAACAGGAACTGCGACAAGAATATCTAAAGGTTTTTCGTTCCACTATGAGAGACACAATTGAGCATGTAAAAGTTATTGATCCAAATGGGGATGATGTAACTCCAAAAAAAGTAGTGGAAAGTCAAAAGAAAAATCGCTTACAATAA
- the tkt gene encoding transketolase: MSFTQVDQVAVNAIRNLSIDAVEKANSGHPGMPMGAAPMAYALWTQQMNHNPKNPKWFNRDRFVLSAGHGSALLYSLLHLSGYDLSMEELKNFRQWGSKTPGHPEFGHTPGVEATTGPLGQGIAMAVGMAMAERHLAAVYNKPNYDLIDHFTYTICGDGDLMEGVSAEAASLAAHLKLGRLVVMYDSNDISLDGDLSQSFSENVLQRFDAYGWQTLRVEDGNSLEEINKALDAAKQDVERPTLIEVKTVIGFGSPNRAGSSSAHGAPLGTDERALTRKTYGWEHEDFHVPSDVYDRFTETIVDPGAVKEEEWNKLFAQYQEQYPELANQLLSAINGELPEGWDKQIPTFEVGKATATRASGGDVLNGIAKGLPSFIGGSADLAGSNKTMIKNEADFMPASYQGRNIWFGVREFAMGAAMNGMALHGGVKVFGGTFFVFSDYLRPAIRLAALMNLPVTYVFTHDSIAVGEDGPTHEPVEQLPSLRAMPNLSVIRPADANETVAAWKVAVTSTDRPTALVLSRQNLPTLEHTAELALDGVSKGAYVVSPSGKENDDALLLATGSEVPLAVEAQKVLASEGISVSVVSMPAWDRFEEQSQEYKDSVLPKSVKKRLAIEMANPLGWERYTGDEGDILAINTFGASAPEKRILEEYGFTVENVVSRVKALLQK; encoded by the coding sequence ATGTCATTCACACAAGTAGATCAAGTAGCAGTTAATGCAATTAGGAATTTGTCTATTGATGCAGTTGAAAAAGCAAATTCAGGACACCCTGGTATGCCTATGGGTGCTGCGCCAATGGCTTATGCCTTATGGACTCAACAAATGAACCATAATCCAAAAAATCCGAAATGGTTTAATAGAGACCGTTTTGTTCTATCCGCTGGTCATGGTTCTGCGCTTCTTTATAGCCTTCTTCATCTATCTGGTTACGACTTATCTATGGAAGAGTTAAAAAACTTCCGTCAATGGGGCAGTAAAACACCTGGTCACCCAGAATTTGGTCATACTCCAGGCGTTGAAGCAACAACAGGTCCATTAGGACAAGGGATCGCAATGGCAGTTGGGATGGCAATGGCAGAGAGACATTTAGCGGCAGTATATAATAAACCAAACTATGACCTGATTGATCACTTTACATATACTATTTGTGGTGATGGGGACTTAATGGAAGGTGTATCTGCTGAAGCAGCTTCTTTAGCAGCTCACTTAAAACTAGGTCGTTTAGTTGTCATGTACGACTCTAATGATATTTCACTAGATGGGGATTTAAGTCAATCTTTCTCTGAAAATGTACTTCAACGTTTTGATGCTTACGGATGGCAAACACTACGAGTGGAAGATGGTAACAGTTTAGAAGAAATTAATAAAGCGCTGGATGCAGCAAAACAAGACGTTGAACGTCCGACACTTATTGAAGTGAAAACAGTTATTGGTTTTGGTTCCCCAAATCGAGCTGGCAGCTCATCTGCACACGGAGCTCCTCTTGGAACGGATGAAAGAGCATTAACTCGTAAGACATACGGTTGGGAACATGAAGATTTCCATGTGCCTAGTGATGTATATGACCGATTTACTGAAACGATTGTCGATCCGGGTGCAGTAAAAGAAGAGGAATGGAACAAACTATTCGCACAATACCAAGAACAATATCCAGAACTAGCAAATCAACTATTATCAGCAATTAATGGAGAACTTCCAGAAGGTTGGGATAAGCAAATTCCAACTTTTGAAGTTGGTAAGGCTACTGCTACACGTGCTTCAGGTGGAGATGTTCTAAACGGAATTGCTAAAGGTTTACCTTCCTTCATCGGAGGATCTGCAGACTTAGCTGGATCGAACAAAACAATGATTAAAAACGAAGCAGATTTTATGCCTGCATCTTATCAAGGTAGAAACATTTGGTTTGGTGTTCGTGAGTTCGCAATGGGTGCAGCAATGAACGGAATGGCTTTACATGGTGGAGTAAAAGTATTCGGCGGAACATTCTTTGTTTTCTCTGACTACTTACGTCCAGCTATCCGCTTAGCCGCTTTAATGAATTTACCTGTAACATATGTATTTACACATGATAGTATTGCTGTAGGAGAAGATGGACCTACTCATGAACCTGTTGAACAATTACCATCTCTTCGTGCAATGCCGAACTTATCTGTTATTCGACCTGCTGATGCTAATGAAACGGTTGCAGCATGGAAAGTTGCAGTTACTTCGACAGACCGCCCAACAGCATTAGTATTATCACGTCAGAACTTGCCTACTTTAGAGCATACTGCTGAATTAGCTTTAGATGGAGTTTCGAAAGGTGCTTACGTGGTTTCTCCTTCTGGAAAAGAGAACGATGACGCTCTATTGTTGGCTACAGGATCAGAAGTTCCACTAGCTGTAGAAGCTCAGAAAGTATTGGCTTCTGAAGGAATTAGTGTCTCTGTTGTAAGTATGCCTGCATGGGATCGTTTTGAAGAGCAATCGCAAGAATACAAAGATTCGGTTCTACCAAAATCTGTGAAAAAGCGCCTTGCAATTGAAATGGCAAATCCACTTGGATGGGAGCGTTACACAGGAGATGAAGGTGACATTCTTGCCATCAATACATTCGGTGCTTCAGCTCCAGAAAAACGTATCTTAGAAGAGTATGGCTTTACTGTAGAAAACGTTGTTTCTAGAGTAAAAGCATTACTGCAAAAATAA
- the sirA gene encoding sporulation inhibitor of replication protein SirA: MRIYHIHSIEQEFAYFFYGRESKFLSLFQHYRRASDWMKPHIEKQITAVTKPLFFFTIERLLQQHGSFSIQPQTQLPTYELKGKDHEVEAIVEFHPRQLVLKVMRGRYKELVLFELLRKLDEHLLVVDWEYEQVGWVKPIKEKTTFYHEKI; the protein is encoded by the coding sequence ATGAGAATCTATCATATTCATTCTATTGAACAAGAATTTGCCTATTTTTTTTACGGAAGAGAGAGTAAGTTTTTGTCTTTATTTCAACACTATCGGAGAGCTTCTGATTGGATGAAACCACATATTGAAAAACAAATTACTGCTGTAACAAAGCCACTATTTTTCTTTACAATCGAACGCTTATTACAACAGCATGGCTCATTTTCTATACAACCACAAACACAACTACCTACTTATGAATTAAAAGGGAAAGATCATGAAGTGGAAGCAATTGTAGAATTTCATCCAAGACAGTTGGTACTAAAAGTAATGAGAGGTAGATACAAAGAGTTAGTCTTGTTTGAATTATTACGGAAACTAGACGAACATTTACTAGTAGTTGATTGGGAATACGAACAAGTAGGTTGGGTAAAACCAATAAAAGAAAAAACGACATTTTATCATGAGAAAATCTAG
- a CDS encoding YneF family protein has product MLWYVLVAIVAILVGVVIGFFIARRYMMNYLKQNPPINEQMLRTMMMQMGQKPSQKKINQMMAQMNKQMK; this is encoded by the coding sequence ATGTTGTGGTATGTACTAGTAGCAATAGTTGCTATTTTGGTCGGAGTTGTGATTGGATTTTTCATCGCTCGACGCTACATGATGAATTATTTAAAACAAAACCCACCAATTAATGAACAAATGCTTCGCACAATGATGATGCAAATGGGGCAAAAGCCTTCACAAAAGAAAATAAATCAAATGATGGCACAAATGAATAAACAAATGAAATAA
- a CDS encoding aspartyl-phosphate phosphatase Spo0E family protein, giving the protein MRSNKELMQQIETKRAELIVVATKEGFSAHRAVELSQQLDVLINEFNRRTSKKITTKTVTSF; this is encoded by the coding sequence ATGCGATCAAACAAAGAGTTAATGCAACAAATAGAAACGAAAAGAGCAGAACTGATAGTTGTCGCTACAAAAGAAGGTTTTAGTGCTCATCGTGCAGTAGAATTAAGTCAACAGCTCGACGTGTTAATTAATGAATTTAATAGAAGAACCTCTAAGAAGATTACAACTAAAACGGTTACGTCATTCTAA
- a CDS encoding cytochrome c biogenesis CcdA family protein translates to MNELSIWLAFGAGFLSFISPCCLPIYPAFLSYITGVSVDELKNDQGMFRRKSIIHTFFFLVGFSVIFVALGFSTSLIGSLFREYHDIIRQLGAILIIFFSLFLLGVFNISFLMKEKRFHFASRPTGYLGSALIGLVFAAGWTPCSGPILLAVSGLAAANPSLGIWYMLAYVLGFAVPFFVLSFFLTKLKWIQRSSRKMMRIGGTIMLLMGILLFFDWMQIIVTWFTILTGGFTGF, encoded by the coding sequence ATGAATGAATTATCCATTTGGCTAGCATTCGGAGCTGGTTTTTTAAGTTTTATATCTCCTTGCTGTTTGCCAATTTACCCAGCATTTTTATCCTATATTACAGGTGTTAGTGTAGATGAATTAAAAAACGACCAAGGAATGTTTAGACGAAAGAGTATCATACATACATTTTTCTTTTTAGTTGGGTTTTCTGTCATTTTCGTTGCGTTAGGATTTTCCACGTCCTTGATTGGTTCATTGTTCCGTGAATATCATGATATAATTAGACAATTAGGTGCGATTTTGATTATTTTCTTTTCTTTATTTTTATTAGGTGTATTTAATATTTCTTTTTTAATGAAAGAAAAGAGATTTCACTTTGCATCAAGACCTACAGGATATCTAGGAAGTGCCTTAATAGGCTTAGTATTTGCAGCTGGTTGGACTCCTTGTTCAGGCCCGATTCTACTTGCAGTCAGTGGTTTAGCAGCTGCGAATCCTTCCTTAGGCATATGGTATATGTTAGCCTATGTATTAGGCTTTGCTGTTCCGTTTTTTGTTCTTTCATTTTTCCTTACAAAGTTAAAGTGGATTCAACGTTCTAGTAGAAAAATGATGAGAATTGGCGGAACGATCATGCTGCTTATGGGTATTTTACTGTTTTTTGATTGGATGCAAATTATTGTAACATGGTTTACTATACTAACTGGCGGTTTTACAGGATTTTAA
- a CDS encoding response regulator — protein sequence MARVLVVDDAKFMRLTLTNMLSHGNHEIVGEAENGQEAIELFRELQPDIVTMDITMPIMSGIDALKTIKTEYPSAKVVMCSAMGQQKMVVEAIEAGAKDFIVKPFDESRVLEAIKRVLS from the coding sequence ATGGCTAGAGTATTAGTAGTGGATGATGCAAAATTTATGCGTTTAACGCTTACCAATATGTTATCTCATGGTAATCATGAAATTGTAGGAGAAGCAGAAAACGGCCAAGAAGCCATAGAGTTATTTCGAGAACTTCAACCGGACATTGTCACGATGGATATTACGATGCCTATTATGTCAGGTATTGATGCTTTAAAAACCATTAAAACGGAGTATCCTTCTGCCAAAGTTGTCATGTGTTCCGCTATGGGCCAACAAAAAATGGTGGTAGAAGCGATAGAAGCTGGAGCGAAAGATTTTATCGTAAAACCATTCGATGAATCAAGAGTATTAGAAGCTATCAAAAGAGTACTTTCTTAA
- a CDS encoding CcdC family protein, which translates to MYLWLSTIAAIVMGAAVIFIRMKASERPINAKRIILPPIFMSTGSLMFIFPFFRVSPLQIIEALLVGLLFSFVLIKSSKFEVVGDDIYLKRSKAFAFILIGLLLFRITLKIILSESINVGELSGMFWILAFGMIVPWRISMFIQYKKLFSNIPSKSLNS; encoded by the coding sequence ATGTATTTATGGTTATCAACTATTGCAGCAATTGTAATGGGAGCTGCAGTCATTTTTATACGCATGAAAGCTTCAGAAAGACCGATTAATGCAAAGCGAATAATACTACCACCTATTTTTATGAGCACAGGTTCTCTCATGTTTATATTCCCGTTTTTTCGAGTATCGCCACTCCAGATAATAGAAGCGTTACTAGTTGGACTTCTCTTTTCTTTTGTTCTAATAAAATCTTCTAAATTTGAAGTAGTTGGGGACGATATCTATCTAAAGAGATCTAAAGCTTTTGCGTTTATTTTGATTGGCTTATTATTATTTCGTATCACGTTAAAAATAATTCTTAGTGAGTCTATTAACGTTGGGGAATTAAGTGGGATGTTTTGGATCTTAGCTTTCGGCATGATTGTACCTTGGAGAATATCTATGTTTATCCAATACAAAAAGCTCTTTTCTAATATTCCATCCAAATCATTAAATAGCTAA
- a CDS encoding DUF2621 domain-containing protein, which translates to MSLNGFFLWFILLWVVVLISLFAIGGYFMFRKFLKRMPKQDGWSELDWQEHYIKNTIHLWSKSEKDLLEELVSPVPELFRDVARERIAGQIGKLALEENASSITRALLIKGYIVATPKRDHNFLRKKCKELQIDLTPYEGFFQQSPELGVTSKIAK; encoded by the coding sequence ATGAGTTTAAATGGATTCTTTTTATGGTTTATCCTTCTTTGGGTGGTAGTATTAATTAGTCTGTTTGCCATCGGTGGGTATTTTATGTTTAGAAAATTTCTTAAGAGAATGCCTAAACAAGATGGTTGGTCTGAATTAGATTGGCAAGAGCATTATATAAAAAATACTATACATCTATGGTCTAAGTCTGAAAAAGACTTGTTAGAAGAATTAGTTAGCCCGGTGCCAGAATTATTTAGAGACGTTGCAAGAGAAAGAATAGCCGGCCAAATAGGGAAGTTAGCATTGGAAGAAAATGCTTCTTCTATTACTAGAGCGCTGTTAATTAAAGGGTATATTGTGGCAACACCTAAGAGAGATCATAACTTTTTGCGAAAAAAATGTAAGGAACTACAAATTGACTTAACTCCTTACGAAGGTTTTTTTCAACAATCTCCAGAATTAGGGGTAACGTCAAAAATAGCTAAATAA
- a CDS encoding DUF1659 domain-containing protein: MAIKRQKGSSLTLYFDAGLDEKGKTIIKTKRISYLDLAVTEEACFTIANALATLTVRPLLETRKTEEYIILEEI; encoded by the coding sequence ATGGCAATAAAAAGACAAAAAGGATCATCATTAACACTTTATTTCGATGCTGGATTAGATGAAAAGGGTAAAACGATTATTAAAACAAAGCGAATTTCCTACCTGGATTTAGCAGTGACAGAAGAAGCTTGTTTCACCATTGCAAACGCACTTGCAACGTTAACAGTTAGACCACTGTTAGAAACTCGTAAAACAGAAGAGTATATTATTCTAGAAGAAATTTAA
- a CDS encoding DUF2922 domain-containing protein translates to MEVTLELLFKTEDQKTFRFTLDEPKQPLDETVIKSVMEEMIAQDSLLSSGGMKLVEAIGARLVRRDVEEFDWE, encoded by the coding sequence GTGGAAGTAACATTGGAGCTGCTATTTAAAACCGAAGATCAAAAAACATTTCGTTTTACTTTAGATGAACCAAAACAGCCACTGGATGAAACGGTAATTAAAAGTGTCATGGAAGAAATGATTGCACAAGATAGCTTATTATCTTCAGGTGGTATGAAGCTTGTTGAAGCAATTGGTGCCAGGTTAGTAAGGCGAGACGTGGAAGAATTTGATTGGGAGTAA
- a CDS encoding YvrJ family protein — MSEWIDLLSEIGFPIFVTMYLLSRIEAKLEAVNQSIVMLPDKLYRP; from the coding sequence ATGTCTGAGTGGATTGATCTGCTCTCTGAAATTGGTTTTCCGATTTTTGTCACCATGTACTTGTTGTCAAGAATTGAAGCTAAATTAGAAGCTGTTAACCAATCTATCGTAATGTTACCAGATAAATTATATCGTCCGTAA
- a CDS encoding exonuclease SbcCD subunit D, with the protein MMKFIHTGDWHLGKLVHGRYMTEDQEYLLQSFIELVEKEKPDAVIISGDLYDRSIPPTEAIHLLNKVLYHINVTLQCPVLAISGNHDSAERLSFGSSWFKESNLHIVTNLEEALRPIKINGVDFYLLPYAEPAEVRYFLNDGTITTHEQATKAMIAAMELEDNRPSVLVAHAFVIGAKETESERALSVGGTGAISADVFEPFTYTALGHLHSPDAIKHDSIFYSGSLMKYSFSEIKQRKIVRVVTIEDNEWTMREEELKGKNDLREIVGKLDDLLSPTFYENQKRDDYLKVVLLDEGALIDPLYKLRQVYPNILHLERHQEVVDAKKNVPINKLDVKKREELDLFTEFYESMTNSPFTEEKREIVVQLMKKIKEEQQ; encoded by the coding sequence ATGATGAAATTTATTCATACAGGAGATTGGCACTTAGGTAAATTAGTGCACGGAAGATATATGACGGAAGACCAAGAGTACTTATTACAATCTTTTATAGAGTTAGTAGAAAAAGAAAAGCCGGACGCAGTAATTATTTCTGGTGACTTGTATGACCGCTCCATCCCTCCTACAGAAGCAATCCATTTACTAAATAAAGTACTTTATCATATTAATGTTACCTTACAATGTCCTGTTCTGGCGATTAGTGGAAATCATGATTCGGCAGAAAGGTTGAGTTTTGGTTCTAGTTGGTTTAAGGAATCTAATTTGCATATAGTGACAAATCTAGAGGAAGCATTACGCCCTATTAAGATTAATGGCGTTGATTTTTATTTATTACCTTATGCAGAACCAGCAGAAGTTAGGTACTTCTTAAATGACGGGACTATTACAACACATGAACAAGCAACAAAAGCGATGATAGCTGCAATGGAATTGGAAGATAACCGTCCATCTGTATTAGTTGCTCATGCATTTGTTATTGGTGCAAAAGAAACAGAATCAGAGAGAGCATTATCGGTAGGTGGAACAGGTGCCATTTCTGCAGATGTATTTGAACCATTTACGTATACTGCTCTAGGACATTTACATAGTCCAGATGCTATTAAACATGATTCCATTTTTTATAGTGGCTCCCTTATGAAGTATTCCTTCTCTGAGATCAAACAAAGAAAGATAGTTAGAGTAGTTACCATAGAAGATAATGAATGGACGATGAGGGAAGAAGAGCTAAAAGGAAAGAATGATTTAAGAGAAATCGTCGGAAAACTTGACGATTTACTCAGTCCTACTTTCTATGAAAATCAAAAACGAGATGACTATTTAAAAGTAGTTTTATTGGATGAAGGTGCACTTATAGATCCATTATATAAATTAAGACAGGTCTATCCAAATATCCTACACTTAGAACGTCACCAAGAAGTAGTAGATGCAAAGAAAAATGTGCCCATTAATAAATTAGATGTTAAAAAGAGAGAGGAACTAGATTTGTTTACGGAGTTTTATGAATCTATGACCAATAGCCCATTTACTGAGGAAAAAAGAGAAATTGTTGTTCAATTAATGAAGAAAATAAAGGAGGAACAACAATGA